The DNA region TGCCGCTCGACCGGGACCAGCAGCGTGACCGTGGTGGACAGCGCGATGTTGCGCATGTTCTCGATCACTCCGCCGAACAGGATGATGCCCGAGAACAGCCAGAACCACGGCCCGCCGATGTCCAGGAGCGCCGATTCCGGCTGGGCGAGGTAGAGCGCGCCGGCGATGAGGAACGAGGCCAGCGTGACCAGGCTGGAGAGCACCATCACGACATGCTTGCGATACCGGTCGACGATCGTGCCGAACACCATGGAGAAGATCGCGACGAACAGCATGTACGCGCCGCCGATGATGCCCGTGGCCAGCACCGACTGCGTCTCGATGTAGACCCAGAACGTGAGGGCGAACCACAGGAAGCTGGTCGTGATGTTCGCGATCGCCGTGTTCACCAGCACCTGGATGAATGTGCGCATGCCCCCGGGCGGCGCCGTCGTGCCGCGGTACTCCGCGGTGCCGCCCTGCTCCGCGGTGCCGCTCGCCGGGGCCGCCATCGCGCCCGAGTCGCCTGGGGAGGTCATTTCGCGAGGATACCGAGGGCCCCGGACATCCGGAACCCCGCTCGCGCGCCCCGCACCTGGGTGCGATCGCCCCCTACGAGTGCAGCCCTCTTGTCCAGGCACTGGTCCAGTCCGCCGAGGGACATGAGGATGCCGCCGACGCCGCCGTCAGCACCTTCCTGCGCGACGGGGCAGCACGTGACGGCGGCCGTAGGCTTGAGGATGTGACTCCGCTCCATGACACCGCCGTGCGCGGCTTCGCCTCGGACAACTACTCCGGCATCCACCCCGAGGTGCTCGCGGCCATCGCCGCTGCGAACGACGGCCACCAGATCGCCTACGGCGAGGACGAATACACCGCGCGGCTGCAACAGGTCTTCACCCACCACTTCGGCGACGGCGTCGAGGCCTTCCCCGTCTTCAACGGCACCGGCGCGAACGTCGTGGGCCTGCAGTCGATGCTGCCGCGATGGGGCGCGGTCATCGCGGCATCCACCGCGCACATCAACGTCGACGAGGGGGGTGCGCCGGAACGGGTCGCCGGCATCAAGCTCCTCACCGTCCCCACGGACGACGGCAAGCTCACTCCCGAGCTGATCGACCGTGAGGCGTGGGGATGGGGCGACGAGCACCGCGCGCAGCCGCTGGTGGTCTCGGTCACCCAGTCCACCGAGCTGGGCACGGTGTACTCCGTCGACGAGCTGCGGGCGATCGCCGATCACACCCACGCGCTGGGGATGCGACTGCACATGGACGGCGCACGCGTCTCGAACGCGGCAGCCTCGCTGGGCCTGCCGTTGCGCGCCTTCACGCGGGACGTGGGCGTGGACGTCCTGAGCTTCGGCGGCACGAAGAACGGCGCGATGCTGGGCGAGGCGATCGTCGTCCTGGATCCCGAGGCCTCCGCCGGTCTGACCTTCCTGCGCAAACTGAACATGCAGCTCTCCTCGAAGATGCGGTTCGTCTCCGCTCAGCTGATCGCGCTGCTGGAGGGCGACCTCTGGCTGCGCAACGCCTCCCACGCGAATGCCATGGCGGCTCGCCTGCGCGCCGCCGTCGAGGCCGGGGTGGCCGACGGCTCCCTCCGCGGAGTGGCCTTCACCCAGCCGACTCAGGCCAACGGGGTGTTCGCGACCCTCCCCGCCGGCGTGGCCGACCGGCTGCGCGAGGCGTTCCGCTTCTACGACTGGGATGCGGCCACGCGCGAAGTGCGCTGGATGTGCTCGTTCGACACCGACGAAGCCGACGTCGACGCGTTCGTCGCCGAGCTGGCCCGCCTGGCCGGATAGTCGCCTCTCGGCCCACGACACCGCCCGCGCGGCAGGCCGGGGAACCGTCAGGACAGCACGTCCCGGGTGACGAACCGTGCGATCGCGGCCGCACCGAAGACCAGCACGTAACCGGCCTGCAGCAGAGCATTCGCCGCGAACGAGTCCCACACCACCGGCGCGCGCAGCAGATCTGCGAAGTCCAGCCAGCGGTCGGTGAACAGCAGCGGATGCAGCGCCTCCAGCTGCGGGATCGCCCCGACGATCTGCGCGGTGACCGCGAGGATCGCCGTGGCCGCCATCGCCCCGACCGGGACGGTGGTCAGCGTGGAGAAGAACAGACCGATCGCGGACAGCCCGAGCAGCGACACGGACGCGTACGCGGCGATCGCGAGCAGCCGGATCTCGCCCTCCACGACCGAGACCTGCACGCCGGACAGCAGCGTCACCGGTCCCACCGGGAACAGCAGCCAGCCGGCGAGCGTGCCGACGACGACGAGCGTGAGCGTGCCGGCGACGCAGAACGCCGCCGCGAACAGATACTTCACGACCAGCAGCCGCACCCGCCCGGCCGGCGCGACCAGGAGGTAGCGCAGCGTTCCGTGAGCGGCCTCACCGGCGATCGCGTCGCCGGCGGCGATGCTGACGGTGAGCGGCAGGAACAGCGGGATGGCCACCGTCAGCGCAGCAAGTCCGACGAACAGGCCGTTGCCGGCGATCTGATCGAGGAACGCCGGCCCGCGTCCCGGTCGGGAGCCGCCCACCAGACGGATGGCGACCGCGACGAGAACGGGGATCAGCGCGAGCGCACCGAGCATCGCCCACGTGCGCCGGCGGCCGAACTGGGTGGCCATCTCGTTCCCGAGCAGCTGCAGGGTGCCCCCCACCGGGCGCCGGGCAGCGACCCCGCCCGCGCGCACGCCCGCGTCGGCCCGCTCAGGGGAGGACATCGAATCCCTCGCCGGTCAGTTCCACGAAACGCTGCTCGAGGCTCGCACCGGCGACCTCGAAGCCCCGCACGCGCACGCCCGCCGTGACGAGGGCGCGGACGACCTCCTCCGGCTCCACGCCGTCGGGGATCGTGCCGGAGACACGCTCGCGATCGGATGCCGATCCGGCCGGGTCGGTCTGCACTCCGAGGCCGGCGAGCACGCCGCGCGCTCGCTCCAGGTCGGGCGTGCGGACGTGCACGCGGCCGGGTCCGCCGGAGCGGCGGAAATCCTCCAGCGTGCCCTGCGCGATCAGGCGCCCGGCGCTCATGACGCCGACGTGCGTGCACAGCTGCTCGACCTCGGCGAGGAGGTGGCTGGAGACGAAGACGGTGGTGCCTTCCGCGGCGAACGAGCGGATCAGCGCCCGCACCTCGCGGGTCCCCTGCGGGTCCAGGCCGTTGGTGGGCTCGTCCAGCACGAGCAGCTCCCGCGGCATGAGCAGGGCGTTGGCCAGTCCCAGCCGCTGCTTCATGCCGAGGGAATAGGCGTGGGCCTTCTTCCGCGCGGCGTGCGAGAGCCCCACCCGATCCAGTGCGGCGGCCACCCGGGCCGGCCGGGTGCGCGGCGACGAGTGCCGGTCGGCCGCATCGAAGCGCCGCAGATTCTGCTCACCGGTCAGGAACGGCGAGAACGCGGGTCCCTCCACGAGCGCGCCCACGCGCGGGAGCACGTCATCCAGCGCCCGTGGCATCGACGAGCCCAGCACACGCGCGTTGCCGCTGGTGGCCCGCAGCAGACCGAGCAGCATGCGGATCGTGGTGGTCTTGCCCGAGCCGTTCGGCCCCAGGAAGCCGAAGACGGCGCCGCGCGGCACGATCAGATCGACCGCGTCGACGGCTGTCTGCGCTCCGAACCGCTTGGTCAGGCCGGACGTCTCGATCGCCGGCTGGGCGGCGGGGTTCGCGCTCGCCACCGGGTCAACGGCCGGTCTGGGCGGCTTCGACCAGACGCGATGCGGGAACAGCCCCGGCCAGCATCCGGCCGTCGTCGGTGATGAGCACGCTGATCAGCGATGTCTGCAGCACCCGTCCGCCCTCCACTGCAGTGGTGACGGCCTCCAGCTGCGCGCGCTGCCCGGAGCTGAGCCCACCCCCCGCCGCCGTCTCCGGCAGCTGGACCACGGCCGACCAGCCCTGGCCGTACACCGTCGGCGCGTCCGGGTCGCCCCTGCCGTGCCGCGCAGCCCAGTCCTCGGGCGAGGGCAGCGCGAGCCCCTCATCCACGACGGCGATGCCATCGGCCGGGGTGAAGGCGAGCGCCGCAGGATCCGGCGCCTCGAAGCCGACGCGCGTGAAGGCGATCTGGAACGCGGGCTCGTCCGAGCCCCGAGCGGTGATCGAGGCTGCCAGCGCGGCGCCGTTCTGGCCGTCGATGGCGAAGCGGATGTCCCCGATGAGCGTGTCCTCGGCGCGCGGGGTGAGGATCAGCTCGTACACGTCGCGGCCGGCAACGCGGGCGTCCGTTCCGACGGTGACCTCGGTGCTCTCGTCGAGTCGCGCCAGAGCCTCTTCCAGCAGCCGCTGCGGAGTCGGCACCGCAGCGTCCTCCGGCGGGCCCGGCAGCCGGCTGCGCCACCGCTCGAGGTCGGAATCGGACGGCAGAGTCAGGCGCGTGGCGGTCTGGGACTCGCTGTCGACGTACCAGGCGATGCCGGCGTCACCGTCGACGTACACGTTGCGTTCGGCAAGCCGATCCAGAACCTGCAGACGGGCGCGTTCCCCGTCGAGGTAGACGTTCGCCGTGTGGGTTCCGGCGATCAGCCCGAGGACGTCGTCGAGACCGGCCGCGGCAGCTGCGGAGTCGTCCGCGCCGGACGCGCCGGTCAGTGCGTCCAGGTCGGGAAGCCCGAGCTCGGATGCCTGCTCGATCGTGCCGGTGAGCATGTCGACCTCGCTCGCACCGGCGAACTCGATCAGTTCCTGGACGCTCTTGTCCGGCAGGTCGACCGCGCCGCTGGCCGCGATCGGCACCAGGATGCCGGC from Microbacterium sp. zg-B185 includes:
- a CDS encoding low specificity L-threonine aldolase → MTPLHDTAVRGFASDNYSGIHPEVLAAIAAANDGHQIAYGEDEYTARLQQVFTHHFGDGVEAFPVFNGTGANVVGLQSMLPRWGAVIAASTAHINVDEGGAPERVAGIKLLTVPTDDGKLTPELIDREAWGWGDEHRAQPLVVSVTQSTELGTVYSVDELRAIADHTHALGMRLHMDGARVSNAAASLGLPLRAFTRDVGVDVLSFGGTKNGAMLGEAIVVLDPEASAGLTFLRKLNMQLSSKMRFVSAQLIALLEGDLWLRNASHANAMAARLRAAVEAGVADGSLRGVAFTQPTQANGVFATLPAGVADRLREAFRFYDWDAATREVRWMCSFDTDEADVDAFVAELARLAG
- a CDS encoding ABC transporter permease — translated: MSSPERADAGVRAGGVAARRPVGGTLQLLGNEMATQFGRRRTWAMLGALALIPVLVAVAIRLVGGSRPGRGPAFLDQIAGNGLFVGLAALTVAIPLFLPLTVSIAAGDAIAGEAAHGTLRYLLVAPAGRVRLLVVKYLFAAAFCVAGTLTLVVVGTLAGWLLFPVGPVTLLSGVQVSVVEGEIRLLAIAAYASVSLLGLSAIGLFFSTLTTVPVGAMAATAILAVTAQIVGAIPQLEALHPLLFTDRWLDFADLLRAPVVWDSFAANALLQAGYVLVFGAAAIARFVTRDVLS
- a CDS encoding ABC transporter ATP-binding protein, which produces MASANPAAQPAIETSGLTKRFGAQTAVDAVDLIVPRGAVFGFLGPNGSGKTTTIRMLLGLLRATSGNARVLGSSMPRALDDVLPRVGALVEGPAFSPFLTGEQNLRRFDAADRHSSPRTRPARVAAALDRVGLSHAARKKAHAYSLGMKQRLGLANALLMPRELLVLDEPTNGLDPQGTREVRALIRSFAAEGTTVFVSSHLLAEVEQLCTHVGVMSAGRLIAQGTLEDFRRSGGPGRVHVRTPDLERARGVLAGLGVQTDPAGSASDRERVSGTIPDGVEPEEVVRALVTAGVRVRGFEVAGASLEQRFVELTGEGFDVLP
- a CDS encoding DUF2092 domain-containing protein, producing MSSAGRVRDRRALAWTGVLAVPILVGAGILVPIAASGAVDLPDKSVQELIEFAGASEVDMLTGTIEQASELGLPDLDALTGASGADDSAAAAAGLDDVLGLIAGTHTANVYLDGERARLQVLDRLAERNVYVDGDAGIAWYVDSESQTATRLTLPSDSDLERWRSRLPGPPEDAAVPTPQRLLEEALARLDESTEVTVGTDARVAGRDVYELILTPRAEDTLIGDIRFAIDGQNGAALAASITARGSDEPAFQIAFTRVGFEAPDPAALAFTPADGIAVVDEGLALPSPEDWAARHGRGDPDAPTVYGQGWSAVVQLPETAAGGGLSSGQRAQLEAVTTAVEGGRVLQTSLISVLITDDGRMLAGAVPASRLVEAAQTGR